Genomic DNA from Magnolia sinica isolate HGM2019 chromosome 4, MsV1, whole genome shotgun sequence:
aagaaaagcaaagtctctctctctctctctctctctctctctctctctctctctctctctctataccaAACTTGTATACATGTAAAGCACATTCCTCACCTTTACGCTACCTTATTTCATGCTCCCTTTAAAAAATGAAACATGCTTAGAAAACCAGCATCCAAACCGTTACAAACACAAGAGGAGAAAGAAAAATGGCCATGTATCGGAGCTGGCTGGGCACCATCAGAAACAAGCTCGTAAAATCCCCTCGTAAGAGAGTTATCGTTCTCCACAGCAATAGCAATGATACCATCCAAAGAGAAGTACAGGTTGTGAAAGAGAAGGCTACACACAAGGAAGGCAGCTGCTCTCCGCGACTGTATATCAGACTTTCCGAAGATGACATGGCTGCAATCAAGATACAAGCGTTTTTCAGAGGTCATTTGGTAAGAACCCTGCTAAAGCTAATGTGGAATGCGTGTGTGagatccacgctgttcatcaggtgggccccacttagtatTGGGACCTGAATACTAGGTGGCCGCCATGTGAGTTGGTTGGATGTTAGCCATTGAGCATACTTTTTGAACTGTGTGACCCACCACCTGCCGACTGCACTAACCATAGTTTTGAGCCGCCGTGTATAAATGGTACACCCACCTGATGATTTGCCTAGTTGTGGCACAACCATGCTAGATTTCGTGGTCAGCAGATCAGGTACTAGATTACCTGGTCTTGGCTGATCGGGCTCGTATCTTACCAGGTCGGTTCCTCTGGTTTCTGGGTCCATTTTTATTGAGGACAGGGACCTTGGTTTTGAGTTAAGGTTTGAGCTGGTTTTGGCTACGATTCTGATCAAAATAAACAAATTTACACCGTTGGACGACCAAATTACAGACACTTGTGCTGTGTAAATGGGCTGTCATACTTGCATAGGGGCTTAGCAAACCTTAGTTCGACCAAAGCTACCATGGGTTGGAACTCTGCAGGGCCCACCCATAAGTTGAgaagtaataaaaaaataagttactttttcaaaaaagctacttatttagGTATAATAACTAAACTAATTTATTTAAGAAAAGTCACTTATTAACTTAACTAAAGGTACTTAAAACGGGCCCTTAAGAATGGGCAGATGCCAAGCCCTGTTGATAGACGTATACACGTACATCATTTTAATCAGTTGGGTCACCTGGCCTAGCCCATTAATAAATGATTGGGTTAGATAGGGTTCAACCTGATCTTGGCCTGTTAACCTAAATGGGCTAATTTTCTAGCCCAAGCCCAATCGACTACACATTTAACTTGCCCTGACAAACCTGTCCAACTGTGGGCTGGCTCGACCACCTATTGCCACACATCGGGCAGGAATGGATCCTACAGATTTCAACTGGAGAAACCACATTTATATTTTAGCTTTCTTTGGGGTGGCAACAGGCGAGGATGGCGTTTCGGGCTCTAAGGAGCTTGGTGAAGCTCCAGGCAGTTGTTCGCGGTGTTTGCGTGAGGAAGCAGGCACGGATTGCTTTGCATTGCATGCACGCACTCGTCCGTTTGCAGGTCAGGGTTCGAGCCAGGCAGCTGCTTAGCGTGTCCGGAGATGCACAGCTCCATTCCATTCCCTGATACCAAAAACCAGTTCTATTTCTGTAATTCTTTTTATATTTCCTTTGGTAACAAAGATTCAAgacgagagaaaaaaaaaaaaaactttgggcTTTGTCACAGTGTGGTGATGTATTAGGATTTAGgaggatttggaatgcattgaaattttTGGAGGTTTATGGAAAATGGAAATAGCGGTAAATGATTTGAGAGTAAATGGCATGTATTTGGATTGGAGTAAATGAAAATATATTTGAATTCAAATATTTTGTTTGAATACAATTAAATGAGAGGATTTGGATTGCATTGGAAAATTTtcccaaatcagctttaatatctcaAATCAATGTACATATGTGACATTTGATAGATTGATTATAACaagtccattgaaatatataatttagccaaaaaaataaaaaaatccttggCTTTGAATGGGATACAAATAcgaggatcacaaacaagcattTATTTTTATCCAAACACACTTAAAATATCATCTACTTTTGTTTACCCCTACCTCTCTCCGCTTACCTCCATTTATTTCGATCCAAACAGCCTAGGTTTCACCGTTAGTTACGGCCCCCCCAGTGGATATCTCTAAATCAATTACGTTCTTACAAACTCCAGACCTTTTGATAAGTCTATCCTACAATAAGGATCACCTAATGCAAAAATCAGCAAAATGTACTGATAAGGAGAGCCACAGTAGAAAACAATATCTAGCCATTGGTAAATATCAAAAGACAATGTGAACCACTTAATGACTGGATGTGGTTGATTTTTTGGAAAAGATGATCCTTATGGTAATCCTGACCcattgaatgggttggatattGCACGTACATTGGAAGTTTGGAAATTACCTACCGTAACTTAGTTCAATCTGCAGCATGTGCAATACACACAAATAGCACATAGATACGAGATCCAATACGTCTGTCACGTTGGTCCaatcttttttatgttttttttttttttgcaaaaataaatGCACCCGAACGTTGGAAACAGGTGAATGGGTTGGAAAACTTCAGAGAAGTTTTGCAGAGCCGTACATATGTTTTGCAGACTATAGATCACCTGAGCAATGGTTGAACATGATTCTTGGGTTAGAGAATCAACATAGCGGTgtctttctgatggatggattagatcttggaCCTATTGTATCATGCTCACACACGTGTGCTTGTACATGAGCACGCGCGTGTGGGCTCAGCAAAGTTATACGTGATTTATCATAAATCAAAGTAAACCATACAAATTATGCATACCAGTTTAAATGTATCACGATCCAAACATTACACTTATCTGATGATTATTCTGACTATAAGATTAGTGGACACTCATTGGTCTGTTGAAAATTAAATCCAATGGCCTTATTTCAAGaaacaagtgtccactaatcagagcTTAGGATTGTTCAGTGAATCTGATTAGCGAATgtaggttccacaatttagttggtttaacttAATTtaacatatgccacgtgtataatttccaAGTGCTGCTTATCAAGCCTCATATGCAATCAGAGTAACAAATAATTAACTCCCCTTCTGTCATTGTTGTACAGAAACCATCTTCGTTTGTTTGAAACAAAGGCCATTCCTTACGTACTAATAGAGCAATTTGATAAAGATGAAATGCCCCACTTTTAAAAGGTTGAGTATTTAAGGTTCTATTTGGACAGGGTGAGGACGAAGATCTTGAGAGACCACGAGCAATCGAAGGTGGACCCTCAAGTTTGTGGGTCCATGTCACTGACTGGATCTCTTTAATTGATATGGATCATTAGTTTGTTGACCATTGATGGACAATTGGATCTCAagcattgatgtggaccattaattCATAAGCCATTGATCGATGGTTATTAACGTCTAATTAATGTGCTCTTTTAGGGACGAAAATAGAACAATTGGTTATATATCATAGGTGATTTGGACTTTCCTTTTTGTTAACTACTTACGATTTGCATAATTGTTAGATCTAGCAACTCAAATGATCCAATATGAATATCTTAATATGAGACAAATGAAAGATCTCTTGGGCTACCCAACGACTGAATGTAATTAGAATATGAAAAGTCACGAGTAATCCAAAAAGGTAAGTATAATTAGCCTACCATAGGACATGTGTTATATATATCACTCACGTGGCAGAACCAACTACCCATTGTGGTAGCCTTGGGTTTGAAAATGGCCAAAATATAGTTGGTAAGTGATAAATTCGGTCGATACACCATAGCATTACATAGATGAAGTCTTACGGTCGAAATTGCTTAAAAAGCAAAGTAACAACATATCACTAAGTTGGTCGAGTTTTCATGATGTATTACTCATgttcatatgaagaaaaagaTAGCAATCACTAACAAGTGGCACCATGAGAAGAATTCTAGTCCGCATAATAGGAGCCGAATGTGTGTGGGACCAATGACCAACCCACAACAAACAATTACCACACATGGCGTTGCCTAACAGGCCACAACTATCTTCGGGCCCAAATAGCTATTTTCACATCAACAATGTGAAGAGTGACCCCGAAGATCTCATTCCATCTATCACCTCATAACTCTATAAATAAGAGAAATATCAAAGAACTCTAGCCATCGCCAACCTAACACATACGAACTCTAGAACACAACTACCTATCTTATCATATTTTATCCTACCTTAGGAGTAGTATAATTGAACTCATCTATGTTGCTACATTGGACAAGTTATAGATTAGGAGTAGTGTTATCTTCTACGTCTATGCTAATACACTAGATCAACCTAGAATAGGAGCAGTCTAATTCCCTTCCATCTGTACCAAGCACTGGCTTGCAAGGATGAGATGACTTTTGTCATTTTAGTACTGTAATTCCCTTCATATATGCCCAAGTCGTTGGACTAAGGAAGACTTAGTTCTAGAACGTCATCACCTACGCCATAAACGTTGGATCGTCGAGGaatatttttgaaagtttttatttttatttcatttaatGCAATTGAGTTCCTTCTACTCTCATATTGTGCAAATCGAATTATTTTTACTATCATGgttagaaaaaataatttcaggtgaaaggcaaaaataaaaataaaaataaaaaaccctctTTAGAATGATGATTCAGCTCCTTTGCAAATCGTCTAGTTTCATTTATAGGTGATTGAATAGACAATTGAATTACTTTAATTATTGGTTATAGACGACTGACTAATCACAGTCTCTCTATCTATCTCAATGCTTGGGGTCATAGGTGTTCAGTTTGGATCGAACCATAATAGGTTCTGGCACGCCTGGCATCATACACACTTACCAACGACTGAATTTTGAGTTAAACAACACGATCGATGGGACTTGTATATGGTGTTTGATCCGATTCTACAACGTGATGAGTAGGTCCACTAACTATTCCTGCAGAGGCTAAGCTTCAACTTCTCATGCCCTCAAAGACAACTCCTTTGGAAGGCGGATTATCTTCGTTAAGTAACACGTTTGAGTGTTTCATGCACTTTGTACAATGTATAAGCTAGCCCGCAACAACTATCTGGCCAATTTAGGAACCAAATTGAGCAAGCACAGCTTCAGGCCAAGCAAGCAAGGGTTCAGATCGAGAATCTCAATAAGGTTATTGGCCTTTTGTTCGGGAGGTTTCTCGATGGTCGACCTAATTCCATGTATCCCTATTCTCAACCAAATATTCTTCAGGATCAACTAATACCTCCTCAATCAAAGATTAATAGGTTCGACCAATATCGATTTGGCTAAAAATTTCTACCTCCAATCGGCATCAGGAGAAACGACCTCAATGGCCGACTCTGCAGCCCACTTGACCAAGAGGCATTAAATCATGATGTTCTTGGGGCGCAATTCGTCTCAAGGATCGAATAGCTTTGGGAGAAACTTCTTGTGCCTCTGGTTCCCCCAATGCTTAACCCAGATCCTTCAGTTATTAACCCTATCATTTAGGAACATCGATCATCAGTTCATATCCCTCAGATGGGCCAAGAAGATTTGCACCAAGAGGTCGCGACCCATCAATAAGGCCGGCATATAAACAAACTGACTTATAGAAAGCCCTATACTAAATGGATAGATCAACACTGTGAGTTACCGATGGGCTATAGACTCTTGAATTTACTCTATTTTTAGGAGAGTGTGGTCAATCGACCGCTGAACACACAAGTCACTTCACCATCCGGTGTAGAGAAGTTTCTaatcatgattttacatggtagaTTAATCTGCCACCTAATTTTATTAACTCAAGACCAAAAATGGAAGAGAAATTCAATGCACAATTTTTCTAAACTAAGCCGGAAGTCTCAATTGCCGATTTATCCCATCCAATGCAATTATTGTGGAAAATGGCTTATAAGTACATTGCCCGATTTAATAATGTGCTGAATAGGTGTCTGGTCACCATGCTCAAGGCTGAATTTGTTAAACTGACTCAGGACAACTAATATTGAATTGAGAAAGAAATTCAAAGGCATGGAATTCGAAGAGTTATTTGATTTATCCATCTGAATAACCAAAGCCAATAGAAGAATTCCTCAGTAAGGACCTATTATTAGGACCCTACCTCCGAGTTAGATATGGCGGAAGTTGTGGCTAGAAAGTCATTTGTCTACTAGTCCCTGACCAAGAAGGATGCGATCGCTCCTTCTGGATAAAATACAAGAAATTATGTATTCAAAGTTGACAAACAGTACTCATTTGACACAACTCGTGCCAGAGATCTATAACAACCTTTTAGAGGGGAAATCCATTAAGGCTCCAGCAAACCAAAGAATCTTATCGGTCGAAGAACTCAAGAAAAGTAAGTATTACTAATGGCATGGTACTCATTTTGATTCCATGGTCAATTATGTCGTTTTCAGGAATGTCTTCCAAGCCAACATCGACAGAGGACTACTACAGTTCCCTAAAAAGGAGAAGGTCGACACCGACTTGTTTCCATACATGGCCAAAGTAAACGTCACCACACCCAACTTACAAAAGCGTGATGCCCCAAGGTTGAAGATCAATCTGACGACAGCCATAAGTCAGATGCTTGTGAGCCAAACCACAACTACCAATCGACAAGTTGAGAGCAAACCACGACCACAAAGGAAGAATTGAAGCCACCCGTCATACATGGGGGCAAGTCAAAGAAGCCTCACGATCTTTAGTAAGGAAATTGCGTGTGTATCTATTATGCAACCAATACAACAACGAAGTTGATCCAAGTTGTCAATACCGTCGATTAAACCAAACGGGTGAATGACATAGGAGCGCAGTATAGATCAGTTGCCACGCCTATGATTTTATCAACCACCATACATAGCACCACAAGTCTGGCAACACAATAGCCATAAGATCAAAGTCAAGGTAACATGAAGTTGGTATCATGACTGCGTTAAAATGGTCAAGCCGGTTAATAGAGAGGTAAGGAAAAGGTTGT
This window encodes:
- the LOC131243228 gene encoding uncharacterized protein LOC131243228 isoform X2 codes for the protein MSMLCVLFSCSSSSSRPPFPVVRSSALSKHGHRLLSSIRVSEPTSADSLIRKFVASSSKSVSLNALSHLLSNDLPSLALPKTSIQTVTNTRGERKMAMYRSWLGTIRNKLVKSPRKRVIVLHSNSNDTIQREVQVVKEKATHKEGSCSPRLYIRLSEDDMAAIKIQAFFRGHLARMAFRALRSLVKLQAVVRGVCVRKQARIALHCMHALVRLQVRVRARQLLSVSGDAQLHSIP